The Diorhabda carinulata isolate Delta chromosome 4, icDioCari1.1, whole genome shotgun sequence genomic interval GACTGCGGAGGATTTACTCCAAGAATATCCTTCTTTTAGATATCTAGAGGGAGTAATTGTAAAACCTTGAGATGTGGgatataaaaacaagaaaaaaatggtttatttgGGAGGATTTGACGTATTTTGGGAGCAGAATAGTGAGAACAGGTCACATTAAGACAGAGGAAGGAAATAATGAGGACTGCGGAGGATTTACTCCACGAATATCCTGCTTTTAGATACCTAGAGGGAGTAATTGTAAAACTTTGAGATTTGGGGTataagaacaacaaaaaaatggttTCTTCGGGAGGATTTGACGTATTTTGGGATCAAAATAGTGAGAACAGGTCACCTTAAGACAGAGGAAAGAAGTAATGAGGACTGTGGAGGATTTACTCCAAGAATATCCTTCTTTTAGATACCTAGAGGGAGTAATTGTAAAACTTTGAGATTTGGggtataaaaacaacaaaaaaatggttTCTTCGGGAGGATTTGACGTATTTTGGGATCAAAATAGTGAGAACAGGTCACCTTAAGACAGAGGAAAGAAGTAATGAGGATTGCGGAGGATTTACTCCACGAATATTCTTCTTTTAGATACCTAGAGGGAGTAATTGTAAAACTTTGAGATTTGGGGTataagaacaacaaaaaaatggttTCTTCGGAGGGATTTGACGTATTTTGGGATCAAAATAGTGAGAACAGGTCACCTTAAGACAGAGGAAGGAAGTAATGAGGACTGCAGAAGATTTACTCTACGAATATTCTTCTTTTAGATACCTAGAGGGAGTAATGGTAAATCCTTGAGAACTGGGATATAAAAACAGCTTTTCTTTCGGAAAAGTCGacgtattttggaagcagaacatTAAGATGGAGagttttttacaaaacatcTTGTAGGTATAGATACAAACGACTCTCCAAGCAAATCAAGACAGCGGATGTTCTACTAGTGTGCAAGTATCATAGCCTTAGACACCTAGTGAATTGggagatgaaaattttaaaaaaaaataaccccCTTGGGAGAAGTAGCAATCAatatatcttttgtttttaggTACATTTCGAAATCTGAGAAAACGCGTTTAAAAACCaccaaaaaattgattaatcgAAGAGAGAAACGATGAGGTATTTTCATTAACCTAAGGAGAATTTTTGAtcggagaaaaaaattatacttacaGCTTGTTTGGCGCTAccgaattttttcatcatactAGAATTTTCTTCGTTCAAATCATTCAATTCTTTCTGACTAATTTGAAGATGATCCGATAAAACTTTACAAACGTTTTCGTATCCCATAAAATCGGGACTTAGAATACTATCGATTCGTTGTAATTGTTCGTCGCATACGTTAGAAACTTCATATTCCAAAGTGTCGTCTTTTTCCGAAAATTCGAAAATACGTTCGATCATATCGGCGGCAATTTTACCGCAAAATTCATCGATTTTATATTTGGATAAATTAGTAGCGTCGCGAATCTCCTTACCCATACAATCGATACGTTTAAGAGCTTGGGATGAAAtcaaattttgcgtagattcgAATTCGTTACGCATTTTTTCGATCGCATTGTATACTACGTATTTAACGCCTTCCGAAATTCGGATTGTTCGCGATTCGTTTAGTTTCGATTTTAAATCGTcttttaattctttcaaatcgATTTGGAATTTTTGTATGTTCAAGTTTATACGTTCCATTTGTTTCAATACGTTCGTCTCGAAGTTATCATTTTGTCGCTGATATCTTTTCATACTGTCCAATTCTTCAGAGCTTGTGTAACTGTGGTAGTCGTCGTCAAATAAATCGTTACTCGCCCAATCGGGGTTTTCTTCGTTTTTCGtttctaaatattgtttattaggCCCTTTACATCGAAACGAACGAGCTTTAACgttatttctatcaaaaatattcccttggtttttcat includes:
- the LOC130892914 gene encoding uncharacterized protein LOC130892914, which gives rise to MSFPRAKRFNYKYSDFNASPADYYITSQFGNGLTIPKCTRFFKGNDQSSSTSTRCEGCTCSRCPSNSTRYVDITSFSSRNSLRVMPEASSTPDKSKSRNSYKMKNQGNIFDRNNVKARSFRCKGPNKQYLETKNEENPDWASNDLFDDDYHSYTSSEELDSMKRYQRQNDNFETNVLKQMERINLNIQKFQIDLKELKDDLKSKLNESRTIRISEGVKYVVYNAIEKMRNEFESTQNLISSQALKRIDCMGKEIRDATNLSKYKIDEFCGKIAADMIERIFEFSEKDDTLEYEVSNVCDEQLQRIDSILSPDFMGYENVCKVLSDHLQISQKELNDLNEENSSMMKKFGSAKQAIDAQSTIIMKLHKDLAELKNSYKK